From a region of the Streptacidiphilus albus JL83 genome:
- a CDS encoding ABC transporter ATP-binding protein: protein MSVIITDNLTKRFPRVTALDRLTVDVQPGVVGLVGANGAGKSTLIKILLGLAPATEGTAHVLGLDVATQGGAIRERVGYMPEHDTLPPDVSATEFVVHMARMSGLPAAAARERTADTLRHVGLYEERYRPIGTYSTGMKQRVKLAQAIVHDPQLVLLDEPTNGLDPVGRDEMLGLIRRIHRDFGISVLVTSHLLGELERTCEHIVVIDGGRLLRSSSTADFTAATALLAVEVTDRQSDLSFDTDVALRELLTAAGLTVTSDGTRVLTVELAGDETYDLIRDAVAELGVGLVRLEQRRHHISEVFHDEQDEPAAGGGTGSDTGTGSASEEASSHV, encoded by the coding sequence GTGTCTGTCATCATCACGGACAACCTCACCAAGAGGTTCCCCCGGGTCACCGCGCTGGATCGACTGACCGTCGATGTGCAGCCCGGAGTGGTCGGCCTGGTCGGAGCGAACGGCGCAGGCAAGTCCACACTCATCAAGATCCTGTTGGGGCTGGCCCCGGCCACCGAGGGAACCGCTCACGTGCTGGGGCTGGACGTGGCGACGCAGGGCGGCGCCATCCGCGAACGCGTCGGCTACATGCCGGAGCACGACACGCTGCCCCCGGACGTCTCGGCCACCGAGTTCGTCGTCCACATGGCCCGGATGTCCGGCCTGCCGGCCGCGGCCGCCCGGGAGCGGACCGCCGACACCCTGCGCCACGTGGGGCTCTACGAGGAGCGCTACCGGCCGATCGGTACCTACTCCACCGGCATGAAGCAGCGGGTGAAGCTGGCGCAGGCCATCGTCCACGACCCGCAGCTGGTCCTGCTGGACGAGCCGACCAACGGCCTCGACCCGGTCGGCCGGGACGAGATGCTGGGGCTGATCCGGCGGATCCACCGCGACTTCGGGATCTCCGTGCTGGTCACCTCGCACCTGCTCGGGGAGCTGGAGCGGACCTGCGAGCACATCGTCGTCATCGACGGGGGACGGCTGCTGCGCTCCTCCTCGACCGCCGACTTCACCGCGGCCACCGCGCTGCTCGCGGTCGAGGTGACGGACCGCCAGTCCGACCTCTCCTTCGACACCGACGTCGCCCTGCGTGAGCTGCTCACCGCCGCCGGGCTGACCGTCACCAGTGACGGCACCCGGGTACTGACCGTGGAGCTGGCCGGGGACGAGACCTACGACCTGATCCGGGACGCCGTCGCCGAGCTCGGCGTCGGCCTGGTGCGGTTGGAGCAGCGCCGCCACCACATCTCCGAGGTCTTCCACGACGAGCAGGACGAACCGGCGGCGGGTGGCGGCACCGGTTCCGACACCGGCACCGGCTCCGCGTCCGAGGAGGCGTCCAGCCATGTCTGA